The Canis lupus familiaris isolate Mischka breed German Shepherd chromosome X, alternate assembly UU_Cfam_GSD_1.0, whole genome shotgun sequence genome has a segment encoding these proteins:
- the APLN gene encoding apelin — MNLRRCVQALLLLWLSLTAACGGPLLQPSDGKALEEGNIRHLVQPRGSRNGPGPWQGGRKKFRRQRPRLSHKGPMPF; from the exons ATGAATCTGCGGCGCTGCGTGCAGGCGCTCCTgctgctctggctctctctgaCCGCGGCGTGTGGAG GGCCGCTGCTGCAGCCTTCTGACGGCAAGGCGCTGGAGGAAGGCAATATCCGCCACCTGGTGCAGCCCAGAGGCTCGAGAAACGGACCGGGGCCCTGGCAGGGCGGTCGGAAGAAATTTCGCCGTCAGCGGCCACGCCTCTCCCATAAGGGCCCCATGCCTTTCTGA